One stretch of Brevibacillus laterosporus DNA includes these proteins:
- the mtaB gene encoding tRNA (N(6)-L-threonylcarbamoyladenosine(37)-C(2))-methylthiotransferase MtaB, with protein sequence MNKVAFHTLGCKVNSYETEAIWNLFKQNGYERVDFEHDVADVYVINTCTVTNTGDKKSRQVIRRAIRRNPEAIVAVTGCYAQTSPKEIAEIPGVDIVVGTQGRDRLLEYVAQIRGERTPINAVGNIMKTREFEELDVPNFTDRTRASLKIQEGCNNFCTFCIIPWARGLMRSRKPESVIEQAEKLVAEGYLEIVLTGIHTGGYGEDLEDYNLAKLLVELEQVEGLQRIRISSIEASQITDEVVAVIDRSEKICRHLHVPLQAGDDDVLKRMRRKYTTAEFMDRIRKVRKALPGVAITTDVIVGFPGETEEQFVTGYNFIKELGFAELHVFPYSMRTGTPAARMEDQVDEEVKKYRVAKLIELNQQLSVKYAQPFIGDVLEIIPERPYKEDPTSGKLMGYSDNYLNVVFEGTEDMIGKICKVCLDEVDAEYCTGTFVRVLEALPTGMESKGKAV encoded by the coding sequence GCTGATGTATACGTTATTAATACCTGCACGGTTACCAATACTGGTGACAAGAAAAGTCGTCAGGTTATTCGTCGCGCTATCCGTCGTAACCCCGAGGCGATCGTTGCTGTTACGGGTTGCTATGCGCAGACCTCACCAAAAGAGATTGCCGAAATTCCAGGTGTAGACATTGTGGTAGGTACGCAAGGACGCGATCGTTTATTGGAGTATGTGGCACAGATCCGTGGAGAACGCACACCGATCAACGCTGTAGGTAATATCATGAAAACACGCGAATTTGAAGAATTGGATGTACCTAATTTTACAGATCGTACTCGTGCTTCTCTTAAAATTCAAGAAGGCTGTAACAACTTCTGTACCTTCTGTATTATCCCGTGGGCGCGTGGCTTAATGCGTTCCCGCAAACCTGAGAGTGTGATAGAACAAGCCGAAAAACTAGTAGCAGAAGGATATCTAGAGATCGTTCTGACTGGCATTCACACAGGTGGATATGGTGAGGATCTAGAGGATTACAATCTAGCTAAATTGCTAGTTGAACTGGAACAAGTAGAAGGGCTACAACGCATTCGTATCAGCTCTATTGAAGCAAGCCAAATTACTGATGAAGTCGTTGCAGTAATTGATCGTTCCGAGAAGATTTGTCGTCATCTGCATGTACCTCTACAAGCTGGCGATGATGATGTGTTAAAACGCATGCGCCGTAAATATACGACCGCAGAGTTTATGGATCGTATCCGTAAAGTGCGTAAAGCATTACCTGGGGTTGCCATCACGACAGACGTTATTGTTGGATTCCCGGGTGAGACTGAGGAACAGTTCGTAACTGGCTACAACTTTATTAAAGAATTAGGCTTTGCTGAGTTGCACGTCTTCCCGTATTCTATGCGCACAGGTACGCCTGCTGCACGCATGGAAGATCAAGTGGATGAAGAAGTGAAGAAGTATCGAGTAGCAAAACTTATTGAATTAAATCAACAGTTATCTGTGAAATATGCGCAACCATTTATCGGTGATGTATTGGAAATTATTCCAGAGCGTCCTTATAAAGAAGACCCAACTAGCGGTAAGCTAATGGGCTACTCCGATAACTATCTGAACGTAGTATTTGAAGGTACAGAGGACATGATCGGAAAAATTTGCAAAGTGTGTTTGGATGAAGTCGATGCAGAATATTGCACAGGTACGTTCGTACGTGTTCTAGAAGCCTTGCCTACTGGAATGGAAAGCAAAGGAAAAGCTGTATGA
- a CDS encoding Na/Pi cotransporter family protein encodes MLYHIFLPFLMGLSFFLLGLYAMRIGFNQLAGQRMELIITRFTRSTTHSFFSGLFSTFVLQSSTAVTVLTIGLTQAGIIGFSQTIGIILGTNVGSTITTELIALHLEDFAVPMLLIGVAMWLQPKRRSKAIGLIIGGFGLIFLGIDTMQVIAKPLESSQTFRTLFLESKHSVWIGLLTGTVFSALVHSSAATTAITMTLISYGVFSMDTAISIVLGGNIGTCITAIIASIGTNTASKQVAWCHTLFNVVGGLVFLPFVSVLAYIAGLLTTNPSMQIAHAQTIFNLLCSLIALPFAPSIAKGIEWLIPDRK; translated from the coding sequence ATGTTATATCACATCTTTTTGCCGTTTCTCATGGGACTCAGTTTCTTTTTGCTTGGACTGTACGCAATGCGAATTGGATTTAATCAATTGGCAGGACAGCGAATGGAACTGATTATAACACGTTTTACCCGCTCAACGACACATAGTTTTTTTTCAGGTCTTTTTTCTACCTTTGTTTTACAGAGCTCCACGGCTGTTACGGTCTTAACAATCGGTCTCACACAGGCAGGCATTATTGGCTTCTCACAGACGATTGGGATTATTTTAGGTACCAATGTGGGTTCTACCATTACAACCGAATTGATTGCCTTGCATCTTGAAGATTTTGCTGTTCCTATGCTATTGATTGGGGTAGCAATGTGGCTACAACCCAAGCGTAGGTCGAAAGCAATCGGACTGATCATCGGAGGTTTCGGACTCATTTTTCTGGGCATTGATACCATGCAAGTCATTGCCAAGCCATTAGAAAGCTCACAAACCTTCCGAACCTTGTTTCTTGAAAGTAAGCACTCTGTATGGATTGGTCTCTTAACTGGAACCGTCTTTTCGGCGTTAGTGCACAGCAGTGCTGCCACAACAGCCATTACCATGACATTAATCTCCTACGGTGTCTTTTCCATGGACACGGCTATTTCAATTGTATTAGGTGGTAACATTGGTACCTGCATCACCGCAATTATTGCTAGCATCGGTACAAACACCGCTTCCAAGCAGGTCGCATGGTGCCACACGCTATTTAATGTGGTCGGGGGACTTGTATTCCTGCCCTTTGTCTCGGTATTAGCTTATATAGCAGGACTATTGACAACCAATCCTTCCATGCAGATTGCCCATGCCCAGACTATTTTCAATTTGTTATGTTCGCTAATCGCTCTACCCTTTGCTCCTAGCATAGCCAAAGGGATTGAGTGGCTAATCCCGGATCGGAAATAA
- a CDS encoding ABC transporter ATP-binding protein has protein sequence MNAIDVSHINKQFENFSLQDINLTIKQGYITGLIGPNGAGKSTLLKLMLHIAVPDSGEIKFWGKSIAQNEQEIKGKIGFVSEDTTFYEYLTIKQMTKIIARFYKIWNQNKYQNWIKEFELPENQKLSTLSKGMKMKYSLAVALSHEAELLLMDEPAEGLDPIFRRELLEILAELMQNERMTILFSTHITSDLDRIADYITFLHKGRVVFNREREELLENYILVKGSKELLDPDIERLFLGIRETSVGFEGLMADRSEAVRLFQSHALLEQPSLEDIMYYSIKRK, from the coding sequence ATGAACGCAATTGACGTGTCTCACATAAATAAGCAATTTGAGAATTTTTCCTTGCAAGATATTAATTTGACCATAAAGCAAGGCTACATTACTGGCTTAATTGGACCAAATGGTGCTGGAAAAAGTACGTTGCTCAAGTTAATGCTTCATATTGCAGTTCCAGACTCAGGGGAAATCAAGTTTTGGGGTAAATCAATCGCACAAAACGAGCAGGAGATCAAGGGGAAAATTGGATTTGTGAGTGAGGACACCACATTTTACGAGTATTTGACCATCAAGCAGATGACGAAAATCATAGCAAGATTTTATAAAATATGGAATCAAAACAAGTACCAAAACTGGATTAAAGAATTTGAACTTCCAGAAAATCAGAAGTTATCAACCCTATCAAAAGGAATGAAAATGAAATATTCATTGGCCGTTGCTCTATCCCATGAAGCCGAGCTGTTGCTAATGGATGAACCAGCTGAGGGGCTTGACCCGATTTTTCGTCGAGAATTATTAGAGATTCTGGCAGAATTGATGCAGAACGAACGTATGACGATCTTGTTTTCCACACATATTACATCTGATTTGGATCGTATTGCTGATTATATTACGTTCTTACATAAAGGTAGAGTAGTTTTTAATCGTGAGCGGGAAGAGCTACTCGAAAACTACATATTGGTAAAAGGTAGCAAAGAATTGTTGGACCCAGACATCGAGCGCTTGTTCCTCGGGATACGTGAAACGTCAGTAGGTTTTGAAGGGCTGATGGCGGATCGTAGCGAAGCGGTAAGATTGTTCCAGTCCCATGCACTGCTGGAACAGCCTAGCCTTGAAGATATTATGTACTATTCGATTAAAAGGAAATAG
- a CDS encoding IS3 family transposase, whose amino-acid sequence MKKAGRNPKEAILSQVRYEPVYLAIRDLHESKSYPISLLCENMGIQRSSYYKWLNRKESHNEKFNKELLPMIKDAYEERNGILGYRQMTIKLNRQHNLTVNHKRIYRLMRILQIKSVCRRKKKSYIPSTPQITMENILNRDFESDGFGTKWLTDVTEMKYGLQSKAYLSAIMDLSDKSIVSFVVGHSNNNELVFRTFDIAHQSYPNAKPIFHSDRGFQYTNKMFKKKLDDAGMIQSMSRVSRCIDNGPMESFWGMIKSEMYYLNKFNTYKELEVAIMEYITYYNNHRYQKRLNCMTPLEYRHYLQNSAA is encoded by the coding sequence ATTAAAAAAGCTGGACGAAATCCAAAGGAGGCGATTCTAAGCCAAGTCCGATATGAACCTGTATATCTTGCAATACGTGATCTTCATGAAAGTAAATCATATCCCATAAGTCTACTCTGTGAAAACATGGGAATTCAACGTTCTTCGTATTATAAATGGCTAAATAGGAAAGAAAGCCATAACGAGAAATTCAACAAAGAGTTGCTTCCCATGATTAAGGATGCCTATGAAGAAAGAAATGGGATCCTTGGATATCGTCAGATGACAATCAAACTAAACCGACAACACAATCTTACTGTTAACCATAAACGGATATACAGACTCATGAGAATCTTACAAATAAAATCAGTATGCCGCAGGAAGAAGAAAAGTTACATTCCGTCAACTCCTCAAATTACGATGGAAAATATTTTGAACAGAGATTTCGAATCCGACGGATTCGGTACAAAATGGCTCACTGACGTGACGGAAATGAAGTATGGCCTTCAAAGCAAGGCTTATTTGAGTGCAATCATGGATTTGTCAGATAAAAGTATTGTTTCTTTTGTGGTAGGGCATTCCAACAACAATGAACTTGTGTTTAGAACTTTTGATATCGCACATCAATCATATCCTAATGCTAAACCCATCTTTCATAGTGACCGAGGATTCCAATATACGAACAAAATGTTCAAAAAGAAACTGGACGACGCAGGAATGATACAAAGCATGTCGAGGGTATCTAGATGCATAGACAATGGACCGATGGAATCGTTTTGGGGAATGATAAAATCCGAGATGTATTATCTCAATAAATTTAATACATACAAAGAATTGGAAGTAGCAATTATGGAATACATAACTTACTACAATAACCATCGATACCAGAAAAGACTAAACTGTATGACGCCTTTGGAATACAGGCACTACCTTCAAAATTCAGCAGCATAA
- a CDS encoding class I SAM-dependent rRNA methyltransferase, translating into MAKVLLQRNRKKRLEAGHPWVFQSEVLEIQGDFLAGDIVEICNHQGHFLAKGYMNPDSQMIVRVMSYNPEEEIDYDFFVRRFRDAKETRERFVENPRACRVIYGEADFLPGLIVDRYNDVLVMQVLSLGMDIRLDLIKMALVDVFEPAGIYLRNDVPVRELEGLEQGKGVLYGECPSEIEIEENGLKYVVDIVEGQKTGFFYDQRENRAAIAPLMTGWGEKHGIKVLPVGEDDEPLYDKKGKKRDVAPKLDEAGQPIQRPVDRRGKVMKNPFWDGAEVLECFTHTGSFTLNACKHGAKKVTALDISEHAVETAKRNVGLNGYLHRVDFVVANAFDYLRENVEAGKSWDVVILDPPAFAKSRGAVKGACRGYKDINLHGMKLVRPGGYLVTASCSYHMSPDLFMETIQQAAYDAKKILRLVEWRGAGKDHPQISGADEGHYLKFAIFEVRDRK; encoded by the coding sequence GTGGCAAAAGTATTATTGCAACGAAATCGTAAAAAACGTTTGGAAGCCGGACATCCGTGGGTTTTTCAATCGGAAGTATTGGAGATTCAGGGAGATTTCCTAGCTGGGGATATCGTAGAGATTTGTAATCATCAAGGGCATTTTTTAGCAAAAGGCTATATGAACCCTGACTCTCAAATGATCGTGCGCGTGATGAGCTATAACCCAGAAGAAGAGATTGATTATGACTTTTTTGTCCGTCGTTTTCGGGATGCAAAAGAGACACGTGAGCGCTTTGTGGAAAATCCTCGCGCTTGCCGCGTTATTTATGGAGAGGCTGATTTTCTACCAGGTCTCATTGTTGATCGCTATAACGATGTGTTGGTGATGCAAGTGCTGTCACTTGGTATGGATATTCGACTCGACTTGATTAAAATGGCGTTGGTTGATGTATTTGAACCAGCCGGCATCTATCTACGCAACGATGTTCCAGTACGAGAATTGGAAGGATTGGAACAAGGAAAAGGCGTTTTGTATGGAGAATGCCCATCTGAGATTGAGATTGAGGAGAACGGTCTGAAATATGTGGTAGATATCGTGGAAGGGCAGAAAACAGGATTTTTCTACGATCAGCGAGAAAACCGAGCTGCCATTGCTCCGTTAATGACAGGCTGGGGCGAAAAACATGGTATCAAGGTATTACCTGTAGGCGAAGATGACGAGCCTCTTTACGATAAAAAAGGTAAAAAACGCGATGTGGCACCAAAATTGGATGAAGCAGGTCAACCGATCCAACGTCCAGTAGATCGTCGTGGTAAAGTGATGAAGAATCCATTCTGGGATGGAGCAGAAGTATTGGAGTGCTTTACACATACAGGCTCCTTTACCCTAAATGCTTGCAAACATGGAGCAAAGAAAGTAACAGCACTTGATATCTCTGAACATGCTGTTGAAACAGCCAAACGCAATGTTGGGCTTAATGGATATTTACATCGCGTAGATTTTGTTGTGGCTAATGCTTTTGATTACCTCCGTGAAAATGTGGAAGCAGGTAAGAGCTGGGATGTTGTCATTCTAGACCCTCCAGCTTTCGCGAAATCGCGTGGTGCGGTAAAAGGGGCTTGCCGCGGCTACAAGGATATTAATTTGCACGGCATGAAACTAGTACGCCCAGGCGGTTATTTAGTAACAGCATCTTGCTCGTATCACATGTCACCAGATTTGTTTATGGAAACGATCCAGCAAGCAGCTTATGATGCGAAAAAGATATTGCGCTTAGTGGAATGGCGTGGTGCGGGGAAAGATCATCCACAAATTAGTGGAGCGGATGAAGGACATTATTTAAAGTTTGCTATTTTTGAAGTGAGAGATCGTAAATAA
- a CDS encoding LrgB family protein translates to MWEVIAILLTLTGYVVAKMVSKRYPFVQPMIAASIIVWLVWWLINSDWKLYDRGGSYISFFLGPATVALAIPLARQFQQVLKLWKSIIAGVASGCIVAVSSSWFLIWVMGGDQTLIRSMISKSVTTPISVELTNTIGGIPALAALFTAVTGIVGSLLYRIVLRVGRISDDWAIGLAVGTSAHAVGTAGMMNQSQRKAAASSLAMILAGIITSIYFIPIQMLLS, encoded by the coding sequence ATGTGGGAGGTTATTGCGATTCTCCTTACACTAACTGGTTATGTGGTGGCCAAAATGGTTTCAAAAAGGTATCCGTTTGTACAGCCAATGATAGCAGCGTCAATCATAGTATGGTTGGTGTGGTGGCTCATCAATAGTGATTGGAAATTATATGACAGGGGAGGATCTTACATTTCTTTCTTTTTAGGTCCGGCAACGGTAGCTCTAGCCATTCCATTGGCTAGACAATTTCAACAGGTATTAAAGCTTTGGAAATCCATCATTGCTGGTGTTGCCAGCGGTTGTATCGTTGCCGTATCTTCCTCGTGGTTTTTGATTTGGGTAATGGGAGGAGATCAAACACTGATTCGTAGCATGATTTCTAAATCAGTCACGACCCCCATCTCAGTCGAATTAACTAATACCATTGGTGGAATACCTGCATTAGCTGCTTTATTTACAGCAGTGACTGGTATTGTCGGGAGCTTGCTGTATCGAATTGTGCTACGTGTGGGACGTATTTCCGATGATTGGGCGATTGGGCTAGCTGTAGGAACCAGCGCACATGCTGTAGGTACGGCAGGGATGATGAATCAGAGTCAGCGAAAAGCAGCGGCATCTAGCCTGGCAATGATTTTAGCGGGAATTATTACGTCTATTTATTTTATCCCTATTCAAATGCTACTCTCTTAA
- a CDS encoding transposase: protein MSHKAKISGSEKIAAIEKYLRGEDSLNHLANLLDVSFPSIKQWLQTYQSLGPNGLLNTSKNSSYSTELKKTAVEDYLASRGSHMDICKRYGIKSTRQLRNWILKYNGHEKPKACGTGGTPIMTKGRATTYDERIEIVRFCIEHQHNYAQTAQKFQVSYQQVYSWTNKYVKSGVDALQDKRGKRKSEDEMSEVEKLRAQNKLLQAENRRKQMEIDLLKKLDEIQRRRF from the coding sequence ATGTCCCATAAAGCAAAAATATCTGGGTCAGAAAAGATTGCAGCTATTGAAAAATATCTTCGTGGGGAAGATTCGCTTAATCATTTAGCAAATCTTCTAGATGTTTCCTTTCCATCTATTAAACAATGGCTTCAAACTTATCAATCATTAGGTCCAAACGGATTGCTCAATACATCCAAGAACTCCTCCTATTCCACAGAATTAAAGAAAACAGCTGTCGAGGATTATCTGGCTAGTCGTGGTTCTCACATGGATATATGTAAAAGATATGGCATCAAATCAACCCGCCAACTGCGTAACTGGATCCTGAAGTATAATGGTCATGAGAAGCCGAAAGCTTGCGGCACAGGAGGAACACCAATCATGACAAAAGGACGAGCAACTACTTACGATGAAAGAATTGAAATCGTCAGATTCTGTATAGAACATCAACACAATTACGCCCAAACCGCACAGAAATTTCAGGTATCCTATCAGCAAGTTTATTCTTGGACAAATAAATACGTTAAATCTGGTGTAGATGCACTTCAGGATAAACGTGGGAAGCGAAAGTCTGAAGATGAGATGTCCGAAGTGGAGAAGCTGAGGGCACAAAATAAGCTGCTTCAAGCTGAGAACAGAAGAAAGCAAATGGAGATTGATTTATTAAAAAAGCTGGACGAAATCCAAAGGAGGCGATTCTAA
- a CDS encoding NUDIX domain-containing protein, with product MKEISAGGVVYRERDGELTLLMIKDRFGKVTVAKGKQEPRETLMQTAIREIEEETGIKGELGPLLEIVHYTYEHPIQQILVEKEVHYYLVKALTDQVTVQVEEIDEVQWLKPEAAWKLHEQAGYHNNRSVLQKALKTLGIQII from the coding sequence ATGAAAGAAATCTCTGCAGGCGGTGTCGTCTACCGCGAACGAGACGGGGAACTTACCCTATTGATGATTAAGGATCGTTTTGGCAAAGTAACGGTAGCAAAAGGCAAGCAAGAGCCAAGAGAGACTCTGATGCAGACTGCCATTCGTGAAATTGAAGAGGAGACGGGGATAAAAGGGGAACTAGGTCCATTATTGGAGATTGTTCACTATACCTACGAGCATCCTATTCAACAGATTTTGGTGGAGAAAGAAGTTCACTATTATCTAGTCAAAGCGTTGACGGATCAAGTGACAGTTCAAGTAGAAGAAATTGATGAGGTGCAATGGCTCAAACCAGAGGCAGCTTGGAAACTACATGAGCAAGCAGGATATCACAACAACCGCAGTGTTTTACAAAAAGCATTGAAAACCTTGGGTATCCAGATCATATAG
- a CDS encoding ABC-2 transporter permease, whose protein sequence is MVHLWYKDMYLLFRKNWWIILLGTWLLQGFTFRDPFDSLMMGVFVSGWAFYFIELPEKREKQQTLLASLPVSRQDLVKSKYLFLLTYAGMWVIITTLLNLVHVYNPFSRVTQFITILDLLSLFCMITLLGAVHFLLQLTKHFTKVGGLMPLAIILLNTNSFLTNIRSNVGLFTSLYVTIFAGISLVLVIISYLIHLKVYSKRDFI, encoded by the coding sequence ATGGTGCATTTATGGTATAAGGATATGTATCTGTTATTTCGAAAGAATTGGTGGATTATCTTACTTGGGACGTGGTTGCTTCAAGGGTTTACTTTTAGAGATCCTTTTGATTCGTTGATGATGGGAGTTTTTGTCTCGGGATGGGCGTTTTATTTTATTGAACTACCAGAAAAACGTGAAAAGCAACAGACATTATTAGCTAGTTTACCTGTTTCCCGTCAAGACTTAGTGAAATCGAAATATTTATTTTTACTTACCTACGCTGGAATGTGGGTCATAATTACTACTCTCCTAAATCTAGTACATGTATATAATCCATTTTCTCGGGTTACACAGTTTATCACTATTTTAGATTTACTAAGTTTATTTTGTATGATCACTTTACTAGGGGCCGTTCATTTTCTTCTTCAGTTAACTAAACATTTCACTAAGGTAGGTGGTCTTATGCCACTAGCTATCATTTTACTCAATACTAACTCTTTCTTGACCAATATCAGGAGTAATGTAGGGTTGTTTACTTCTTTATATGTAACGATTTTTGCTGGAATATCACTTGTACTTGTCATTATCTCTTATCTCATTCACCTGAAGGTTTATAGCAAGAGAGATTTTATCTAG
- a CDS encoding dienelactone hydrolase: protein MHVLRNGAEKLLVILPEIYGLNQHMLDICQQYANQSWDVICFSWYKDTLFFAQKEEKQAYQRFMSIGFEKATEQVAEVLRLERPLYQQVVVMGFSVGATVAWLLTEHVGLCDRIVGYYGSRIRKYTNITPKVPVLLLYGESEPAFEIATLLQSLSNTSQVTLKQYTALHGFSNPYSRHYQPNVASSASEDVHQFLCSHMGENLNRTNGNHLF, encoded by the coding sequence ATGCACGTCTTACGTAACGGTGCGGAAAAATTGCTTGTAATCCTACCTGAGATTTACGGGCTTAACCAACACATGTTAGATATCTGTCAACAGTATGCCAATCAATCGTGGGACGTAATCTGCTTTTCATGGTATAAAGACACTCTCTTTTTTGCGCAAAAGGAAGAAAAACAGGCGTACCAACGTTTTATGTCTATTGGTTTTGAAAAAGCCACTGAACAAGTAGCAGAAGTTCTAAGATTGGAGCGCCCTTTGTACCAACAAGTTGTTGTAATGGGCTTTAGCGTTGGAGCAACAGTTGCTTGGTTACTCACGGAGCACGTCGGATTATGTGATCGTATCGTTGGTTATTATGGTTCGCGTATCCGTAAGTATACAAACATCACTCCGAAAGTACCTGTACTTCTCCTTTACGGTGAGTCCGAACCTGCATTTGAAATCGCTACCTTATTGCAATCACTATCCAATACTTCACAAGTTACCTTAAAACAATACACAGCTCTGCATGGGTTTAGCAATCCATATTCCAGACATTATCAGCCGAACGTTGCAAGTTCAGCAAGTGAGGACGTACACCAATTTTTGTGTAGCCATATGGGAGAAAATTTGAACAGAACGAACGGAAATCATCTGTTTTGA
- a CDS encoding CidA/LrgA family protein produces MYGWIILFAFYGLGIVFHNYLYIPLPGSLIGLILLTTSLVTGLVPLRLVEGAADFLLKNMLLFFVPIIVGVTPYFHYLEQKPLAILVALVAGPVAVMMVTGIVVQKWRDWEKGKEAVLPQQSEQGE; encoded by the coding sequence ATGTACGGATGGATCATCCTGTTTGCCTTTTATGGGCTAGGCATTGTCTTTCATAATTACCTGTATATTCCGCTTCCAGGTAGTCTCATTGGACTAATACTTTTGACGACAAGCCTGGTAACGGGATTGGTACCATTGCGGTTAGTGGAAGGAGCAGCAGATTTTTTGCTCAAAAATATGCTATTGTTTTTTGTGCCTATTATCGTCGGGGTAACGCCTTATTTTCATTATTTGGAGCAAAAACCGCTTGCCATCCTCGTGGCATTGGTGGCCGGCCCTGTAGCCGTCATGATGGTAACCGGAATTGTGGTCCAAAAGTGGCGTGACTGGGAAAAAGGAAAAGAGGCGGTACTTCCGCAGCAGAGTGAACAGGGGGAATGA
- a CDS encoding GntR family transcriptional regulator, which translates to MNIIISNSSAEPIYAQIKNQLKHVILQGELQVGEMLPSIRQLAKDLHISVITTKRAYEELEKEGLIESVVGKGSYVSGHNREYIREQQLREWERHLIQVIEDSKNLQISWSELVKHMRLLYEEEKK; encoded by the coding sequence ATGAACATAATTATTTCAAATTCATCGGCAGAACCCATCTATGCCCAGATTAAAAACCAGTTGAAACATGTAATCCTACAAGGAGAACTTCAAGTGGGGGAGATGTTGCCTTCCATTCGTCAATTGGCTAAGGATTTACATATCAGTGTCATTACGACCAAACGAGCATATGAGGAACTAGAGAAAGAGGGGCTCATTGAATCTGTCGTGGGTAAAGGATCTTATGTTTCTGGACATAATCGTGAATATATTCGTGAGCAGCAATTACGGGAATGGGAAAGACACTTGATACAAGTGATAGAGGATAGCAAAAACCTGCAAATCAGTTGGTCAGAACTGGTGAAACATATGAGGTTATTGTACGAGGAGGAGAAAAAATGA
- a CDS encoding D-alanine--D-alanine ligase translates to MGNKIRLGIIYGGKTSEHEVSLLTALSIMKAVDQNKYEVQPIYVQMDGSWLKGGPIAGQLPENVNALRLGGGITLGLDDDKQEEQAQTAHVSNQSLAGKPANVMSIHQDVDVIFPVIHGPNGEDGTVQGLLELAGIPYVGTGVMASAVGMDKLMMKNVFAQAGLDQVKYVGFLRSQIERDSDSVMDQIEQMLGYPCFVKPANMGSSVGITKAKDRDGLRGALELACKFDRRIIIEEFIKAREVEIGVLGNEELLTSVIGEVIAAKEFYDYEAKYKGGGTDLIIPAELPQHVADRIADMAKTAFQALDGSGLSRVDFFYDEENDRVVINEVNTMPGFTPFSMYPMLFAEAGIPYVELIDRLVQLGLERYEEKQRNIVAAEELE, encoded by the coding sequence ATGGGGAACAAAATCCGTTTGGGGATTATTTATGGAGGAAAGACATCTGAGCATGAGGTATCGCTCTTGACGGCCCTTTCTATTATGAAGGCAGTAGATCAAAACAAATACGAGGTACAACCTATTTATGTACAAATGGATGGCTCATGGTTAAAAGGGGGACCTATTGCAGGTCAACTGCCTGAGAACGTAAATGCATTGCGCCTAGGTGGGGGAATCACCCTTGGGCTTGATGACGATAAGCAAGAAGAGCAAGCTCAAACAGCTCATGTAAGTAACCAATCATTAGCGGGTAAACCAGCTAACGTGATGTCTATTCACCAGGATGTGGATGTGATTTTTCCGGTGATTCATGGGCCAAATGGTGAAGATGGAACCGTTCAGGGCTTATTGGAATTAGCAGGGATTCCTTACGTGGGTACAGGAGTTATGGCATCGGCAGTGGGTATGGATAAGTTGATGATGAAAAATGTGTTTGCTCAAGCAGGTCTAGATCAAGTGAAATACGTTGGCTTTTTACGTTCTCAAATCGAGCGTGATTCAGATAGCGTCATGGATCAGATTGAACAAATGCTGGGCTATCCTTGTTTTGTAAAGCCAGCTAACATGGGTTCGAGCGTAGGGATTACCAAAGCTAAAGACCGCGATGGTTTACGTGGAGCTTTGGAACTTGCTTGCAAATTTGACCGTCGTATTATTATTGAAGAGTTCATTAAAGCCCGCGAGGTAGAGATTGGTGTATTGGGTAATGAGGAATTACTTACATCAGTTATTGGTGAAGTTATTGCAGCGAAAGAATTTTATGATTACGAAGCGAAATATAAAGGTGGCGGCACTGATCTCATAATCCCTGCTGAACTACCACAGCATGTAGCGGATCGTATTGCTGATATGGCGAAGACAGCATTTCAGGCTTTGGATGGTTCTGGATTATCGCGCGTTGATTTCTTTTATGATGAGGAGAATGACCGCGTAGTGATTAACGAGGTTAATACGATGCCAGGGTTTACGCCGTTTAGCATGTATCCAATGTTGTTTGCAGAAGCAGGTATTCCCTATGTCGAACTGATCGATCGACTTGTGCAACTAGGATTGGAACGTTATGAAGAAAAACAAAGGAACATCGTGGCAGCAGAAGAGTTGGAATAG